DNA sequence from the Strigops habroptila isolate Jane chromosome 4, bStrHab1.2.pri, whole genome shotgun sequence genome:
GTGCAGTGCGGGCAAaactggaggaggaagagtagAAGTAGTCAAGCATAGCAGCAGTGATTGTGGTAAAGTGCAGCATCCTACTGACAGTTGAATTTGGAAGGATATTCATACTACATCACCTGAGTGTCTTCATTAACTTTAAAAGTCACAGTCTTTTGTATTCACTTACAACCCAagctcttcccttctttcatcCTCTAGGTTTGTTGGATGAGTCTGTTAGTGATCCCATCACTGTTGAAAGTCTTCTGTCCTCCAAGTCGTCTTGTGCTAGTCTCCTGTGTCAGACCCTCGCTCATCTGAAGGAGCTGCTGTCTCTGGTAacattcagagaaagaaaaaagcctgggTATCAAATTGGTCCTTGAAAGACAGCATTAACATTGGTTGCAGAGTTTTTCAGTAGAGGGACTGCACTTAGTTTAAAATCCATCTTCACAAGCTTTGTTACCATACTTTACTGCAAGTATTGATCcagtggaaaaaacaaaacataaattgAACTGCTTTCCCAAGCAGTGAGAAGAATCTTCTTCCATCTGTGTCATAGCTCTTGGGAGAGAGCAAGATAATTTGAGTTATTAGCATTGTGGTACCTTAAGAACATACTAAAATAGCAATTTTTGCTGCCTCCTGAACAAAACTTCTGCTCTGTATGCACGCTTGAGACTTTTGCtggaaacttcttttcttttctcccatcCTATTAGATTGATTTGCCCATGGATTTACCCTGTACACCTTTGCTACGCTCTCTCATGACAATACTACAATTCTGTAATGGTTTCCTGAGCGCAGCGTCTCCTCTGGGAAGCACAATAAGCCGAATCTTGATCAATAGTTTTAGAGTACAGAGGTCAGCTCTCGATGTCCTAGCAGCACTCTCGGAGCAAAAAGGTGAGTTGATCCTTGcacttgaaatgtttttatctactttgttttagaaaaatttTGGAAATACTTGACTATTCTATAGTCACAGAATTTTTCATTCCCCTTCACTGATCTTTCTGAAtaaagatcatagaatagttagggttggaaaggaccgtaaggtcatctagttccaacccctcaccatgggcagggacaccacacactaaaccgtgtcacccaagactccatccagcctggccttgaagaaTGCCAGGGATGACAACTTCCACGTCCGaaacttgtttttttccatttcttcctacTGTGTTGGCTGAACTTTTTGTTCATGAGCTAGGGCACGTAATGCTGTAATTACAAAGGTTTTAGTGGTTGTGAAAAATTGAATGTTTCTCCTCTACTCTGAGGACTGCACttgctttcttctccaaaaCAGTTTTATAATCTTGtgtctttctgtatttcagcagctgaatTGCAGTTAAACTGCTCCTTCTCTCAGTATTGGTCCTTTAGTTTTGTTGTCTATGTTTCAGGCTGTGACACACTCATAGGAAGTCTATTTGATGTTCTTCTGGCATACCTGGAGAGCCCGAACACCAGCCCTACTGTGAGTATAGAACTATGGAGAGATCCCAGTCTATTAGCTTGCCCCAGTGGGATGTAGTTCTAAGAAGTTGTCTGACAGTAGTTGTTTTTTAGCACAGTTTGTATTAGAATAAGTAGGAGACTTGGTTTTGGTTCTGCGTGCCTCACAGGAAATAGCTAAAATTCTAATGAGCGAGTAACTGACCAATACATTGAGTGTTCTTGAACAGATGGGAGCCATCACATCCAAAAGTAGGGCCAACGTACTCAACTTGACATGTCCCTTAAGTATTGAATTCTTTGCATTAaggagttttgcttttttgctttgttttgttcaaaCGACTGATGGCAACTGCAGATCAAACACTGGAGGTACTAGAACTTCAGAACATTGAGCTGAGAACAGGCACTTTCTAGGGGTTACTTAGAAATGCTATAGAAGCACCATTTATTTGTGCCTTACTTCTTAGTAAAGAAGCAGATGTACTTGTTTACGCTGAGAATTTCACTGTAAGATTGAGGCTAAAACAGATTTTATCTAGCATAAAAGCAATGATGCCTCCTGTAATGAAGTAAATCTGCTTTATATTGCTTCAGgttctaaagaaaacatttcaagctACATCCAAGTGGTTGGTGCGCTTACAGGAAGTGTCCTGCTCTAACAGTCAGTGGCAACAAGCTGAGAAGATTTTGGAAGGTAAGCAAGCTATTCAAGTTGGGATAAACAGCAGCTAGTGGCATATGTGACATCTGCTCTTGCTTACCTTTCCTGCCTAAAGCACGAAGATTCATTTGTTTGCGATTATGGTGAATTTAGGTTTAGCTGCCCACATAGTGCTTTGAAGAACTttgggagaagcagagagcagcaacAAAAGGGACTGCATCAGATTAAATGGTAGAGAGGTTGTACAGCAATTGCTTCGGTAAAGCTTGTCGTCTTTCATGTCCATTCAAGCTTGTTATTTGGCTTTCACAGATGTGTTTCTGGTGCTGCAGAAGCGTTTGTGCAGTCCTTGCTGGGAAGTAAGAGACTCTTCTCTGGAGTTCCTCACTGTCCTGATTAAATGCTTGACAGGTAGGCATAGAGATTTAATGGATCAGATTGGAGGAGTATTTATTTTAGTGTTATGAAAGTCAGGCTGGTGAAGCATCCTCTGACCTGTATCTGGAGgactaagaaaagaaagaagcgTCAAGAGTTTTATTCTTTGATCCTGATCAATATCTGACAAAAAGATTAATAAACTCATCCTACTTTTCTGTTGAATTCAAATTGCTGTGCCCTTCTTAACAGCAGGTTTGGTCAATTAAACTGAGGGGTGTTGAGACAGTCGTATGTGTTGAGATGTATATGTCAAGGCAGGCTTAGTGGCTGataatattttcccatttttcctgtttgctctgCAGTAGAGTCTGCACAGTTTCACTCAGCAAGCTGGGGGCTGGGCTTTAGGAGGCTAAAAGCCTCGATCTGCTTTGCATGCTTTAGATTAATTATAATGCTTCTACTTCACTGGTAGCTCAGGCTTTGCAGCAGGTAGCACTAAGGCAATGTTAATTCTCTTACAGTAGCTCTGTGATGTTGGGAAAGAGCTCTGTGATGTTGTCAACTACTGTTGTCCCTAGGGCGCAAGGGAAGTATCCAGCACACTCAGCTGCTTTAGCAGTTTACCCTGTAGCCCCTCTCAGTGCTGcagttacattatttttctttgccataTGCCTTGAGAACAAGaaaggaagattattttttccacttttaagGAAAGATGCACGTTTGATGAGGCTGAAACCATGTCCCCGCTTGTatgcagaaagtattttcttgcCAGTAGAACAACTGTAAATTGATTTTTCCAAGTTCCAGTGTCTAGCAGGGCTTGACTCAAAGTCACCAAGCTGCTGGAAAATGGGGAGTCTGACACAGAGCATCTGTGCTCTTGTGAGCAGCTGCCTGGTCTCTGCAGTGGCTCAGCTCACTGGCAGCTGTCCCTGCAGTCAGTGGGCATCCTTGTATGACGCAAAGAACTGTTTGCATTGGAAACAGTTTCATACTCTGAGAGAATAAAGCTTTGCTTCTTTGATTTGCTGTCTTGTTTACAGACCAGGATGAGTTCAGGCAGTCTCTCCTGTCTTCGGAGGTGCCAAGGCTTACAGAAAATCTTCTGGAGGATCCAGAAAGCTATGTGCGAGCAAGTGCTGTGACTGCTGTGGGACACTTGGCCTTCATTACTTACTTTGCTCCAGAGTCACCTGTCGTAGGGAATCACTATAATAAAGAGGTATGATGACTTTGTCTAGCCCACTGCAGAATTGAACAGAACTACACGAGTTTACTGCTGTACTACTTTATCTTCACAGGTTTTCTGCAGTCTCATGCAGGAAGATTTCATAATGAAAAGACCAGGTCTTGCgctgttcttgtttcttttcatgttccttCCTTCattgtgctttctctttgtctttctaCTTTTAGAATACTATAGCAAAGCTTCAAGAAATCCTGTCAACAGACCCAGAGGGCTTTCCTAGGAGGGCTGTGATCAGCATCTTCATCGAGTGGGTGAGACAAGGCTGCACAGGTCAGCTGGAAGATACAGAGCAGTTTGTCTCTAGAGTGATCCAAACAGTGGAGCGTGACTTAGACTGGGAAGTCAGACTTGGTGGTTTGGAACTGGTTGACATTTTCTGTCATCATGCATTTTGCCATTTTGGCCTTCCTAAATGCCCATATGCTCCTGTCTCATCTGTAGTCACTAGTTCCATTCATCAGAATAAGGTGCTGCAGATACTTTGCCGAGCAAACCtgttcagctttttgtttcGGTCTTTGTGTGACTGTGACCAACCAGTAGGTCAGAGAGCCTGTGATTTATTGCTTAACCTAAGGATTAATTTCTATCCAACTTTTACCCCGAGGGATTCACAAGAGACTGAAGATTCATCTGTAGGACATAGCATTGCCTGGTTACAAAGGACACTAAGGCAGGGTTCTCTGGCCAAGAACTTCCCCACAGATGGTGGTAATGGAGTGGATTTTCAAGATCCAGAGAGCATGATGATAGCTTTGGGTACAATAGACTTAGAAGAGCTACGTGATGAGCTAAATAAAAGTAGTGACCATGTGGAGAAAAGCCCTCAGTCCCTCTTACAGGACATCCTTGCTACTGTGGGGACCatagaggaaaatgaagttgACTGTTACTGAAGACATCTTTTGCCCTGAGGGAGCAGTGCTtaagcagttttcttctggaGGAGAACTTTTTGCTACTATGAAGTCTTTCTTCAGAGAGGATGGAAAGAAGTGTTACACTGAACGGAGAAAAGGATTGTTTCGTTAGCTGTTAAAGGGGCCAGAAAATCCTTGGTTTAATACTGATGTTAAAAAGGTGTAGTTTCCAATaaactgatttgtttttcaagtAAACACGTGaagaaatgctcttttcttttaagtCCTACCTCTTTTAAGAAAGCACTGGGCCGGGCCTACAtaaggaaacatttaaaaaacaaaacagtgactGAAAACAAGTTGTTGCAGACTCCTTTTAGAGCCAGAGTAGCTAAAACTGatgaaaactggttttaagGGACAGATGTTTTGACCTTGTCTATATCTCCATTGATAAAGCAGAGTTCTTGGGCTCCCTGCTGCATTTTGAGGTCTAGAGCAGAAGATGGCAGTTAAGGAGTCAAAAGCTGATCATCCTTAACATTACAAGCTTTTTTCCATAGATAACATAGTTGTTTGAGCTCAGCAGTGATACTAAAAAGCTGACCTTGCATTTAATTAAAGCTAAAAACAAGTTCattttgctgacattttaaaGTGGTCCTATTCTCTATTCCTAAAGAAATAGAATAGCTTCTAACTAGTAAGAGAAACTGTCACCTGCAGGTTCTTTATGATAAAATAGGTGTGTGCCTTAGCTTTGTTGAACAATTAGAAAGCAGTGTTGCCATTCACACTATAGCTGCTGTTTTCCAACTGCCAATTAAAACCAAGGGAATGCTGTAGTTTGCAACTTACTCCAATGTCTTGACGTGTCCTAAGAAGCTTTCTGAAACCtagggaaaaagaataaataaaaaagagtaCCTTTACCAGTAGGTCGAGCCATGCTGTATTCCTTTCCATCACTGTTACTAAGCGTCCTTTATCCTCCTGCAGCCTATGCAGAGGCAGGAACACAACACTCATTTTTGGCTAATGGAGATAGCAGAACTTCCACAATCTCCTCCTTCAATATTATCCCTGCAGCAGTACAATAGGATGAGATGTAGTTTGAATTTCTTGCTGCTGAGGTTGAAGATTTACTCTACGCCTTTTAATGAACTCAGCACGCTTACCTAGCACACTGTGCACAGCTTTATGTATGACAGAGCCCCTGGGTGTTGTAGCAGCAGCTGGTATTAGGAGAAAGTAGCTCTGCTTCTGATATGCAATTCTACCTGAGCAGGGCCAACACCTGGCAAAAGACAGAAGAGATTGAGAATCAGGCCTTTTCCTGCCATTGCATTGTTCTCAGAAATTCAAAGGGTTAGAGggagagaaatgcttttaaaagagcaTGGATTGTTTGTGGAGTTCTAGCAATCCTGTCTGGTGAAGGGATTATAGTTCCAAAACTAGCTTTATGTGTTGGCAATAGGTCAGATCAGCAGAAAGGAGACAGCAAGTTGCTGGGTACATGTCTTCCTGCTGTTCAGCACTAGAATTCTTGTGATTTCAGGGTTGTGCAGTTTAGGAGACTCCAAGGAATTATTTAAACATCAGCAAATTGAAAGAGTGACTTGTTACAGAAGGGAAACTCACTGCTTCTTACCAGGGTCTCTTGACTCCCAGACctattaatttttcatagaaCTCTTTAATTAGCTGGGGTGATGATGACATTGTTAAGTTTATACCTTTTGCCCAATTGCAGTCCAAAGTTTTGTTTATACACAGGATGCTTGCACACGAAAAATCAGATATGCAACGAACTGGGAGGGCTCCTTATCTTTAGAAGGGGAATCAAGGACTCATTTCATCTTTCATTGAAAACAGGTCTCCACCTTGAGCAATTAGGTGACTCAGTGCTGATTCGGTAGTTCCCTCTCTTTTGAGCTCACTGCATTGccttactttgttttctctgctgctctagTTACAGCAGAGTCTTATGAACACTGACATCCTGCACCTGGTAACTGGGAGAAATATGAATGGTCATGAACATCTGAGCAGCATGAGGAACAAATGCCAGGGACTAGAGAAGTTAAGGGAGATGAAAGCAAACTAAAAACCCCAAGATTCTTTCTATAGAGCACAATGGCAGTAGGATTTGACCTGAAAAATTGGCTATCAAATTTATAAACTCACACCAACAGCTACTAATGTGAGTCATCCATCATGCTGGAATACCCTCTGTAGCATGCTCATCTTTGCACGCTTGAGAGCTCATACGAGCCCTACCCCATTTACACTGCTAACTCATTTTCAACCCACTTCTTACCTACCAAAGCCTTTTTTGCACCTCCACAAGATCCTTATCCCAGCCACGCAGCTTTCTGCTGGGTTAAGAATTTACACCATGTGGTATGTCTTGCCAAGGAGCTGTGATTGTGTGGTGCACCTAAGGGGGGAGCTTTAATTCTCAAGGAGACAGTCCCAAGAAACTGCCTTGTTGCCCTTACACACGGACTGAGTATTCGCTTCAACAAGTGCTATTGCTACTTACCACTTCACA
Encoded proteins:
- the BRAT1 gene encoding BRCA1-associated ATM activator 1 yields the protein MFAPEPRSRCPAMTRECSVLLPRVCAALADPRQPGYDDTCLEKLLDWFRSLTALDPSMELVQDNPCLMEFIASVLALPEPSPSILSFTLRLAGILAASESRFQHLQQEKLLVRLFGRDGPLSSAVWEDASVRSGWVNGVHSMMQHQPALHFLCDGGGIDVIFTLQGDPSLFVASAASQLLVHMLTLSVESETTKPLTTKDCGWPACAQMIIKHIEDSLQSSSASHIEQSLKLLTSLFGSCHAPWTEVLWLGIAKQIESFLMEETVQVQHVLANLLLKMARSPVFDTEGSFWALVTSALEHLTPVQAGPLAVRILRLYKCPQDVRIQALTVLLQPMDCILKAASQPLEYAGLLDESVSDPITVESLLSSKSSCASLLCQTLAHLKELLSLIDLPMDLPCTPLLRSLMTILQFCNGFLSAASPLGSTISRILINSFRVQRSALDVLAALSEQKGCDTLIGSLFDVLLAYLESPNTSPTVLKKTFQATSKWLVRLQEVSCSNSQWQQAEKILEDVFLVLQKRLCSPCWEVRDSSLEFLTVLIKCLTDQDEFRQSLLSSEVPRLTENLLEDPESYVRASAVTAVGHLAFITYFAPESPVVGNHYNKENTIAKLQEILSTDPEGFPRRAVISIFIEWVRQGCTGQLEDTEQFVSRVIQTVERDLDWEVRLGGLELVDIFCHHAFCHFGLPKCPYAPVSSVVTSSIHQNKVLQILCRANLFSFLFRSLCDCDQPVGQRACDLLLNLRINFYPTFTPRDSQETEDSSVGHSIAWLQRTLRQGSLAKNFPTDGGNGVDFQDPESMMIALGTIDLEELRDELNKSSDHVEKSPQSLLQDILATVGTIEENEVDCY